AAGTCACCTAAATGCGAATCTTCATCATCACCGATTGGTGTTTCCATTGAAATTGGCTCTTTAGCGATCTTAAGTACCTTACGGATCTTGTCTTCAGGCATTAACATACGCTCAGCTAATTCTTCTGGGCTCGGCTCACGACCCATTTCTTGTAGCATTTGACGAGAGATACGGTTTAACTTGTTGATCGTCTCAATCATGTGCACAGGAATACGGATGGTACGTGCTTGGTCAGCAATCGAACGCGTGATTGCTTGACGGATCCACCATGTTGCATAAGTTGAGAACTTATAACCACGGCGGTATTCGAACTTATCAACCGCTTTCATTAGACCAATATTACCTTCTTGGATAAGGTCTAAGAACTGTAAACCACGGTTGGTGTATTTTTTCGCAATTGAAATTACAAGACGTAAGTTCGCTTCAACCATTTCTTTCTTCGCACGGCGAGCTTTTGCTTCACCAATACTCATGCGGCGGTTGATATCTTTAATTCGTTCTATGCTAAGACCCGTGCTTTCTTCAATAGCACTTAATTTACTGATACAACGAATGATTTCTGGTTTAACTGTTTCAAGTGCTACAGAGTATTTCTCGTTAGCAGCAATTTCAAGGTCAATCCAGCTACTATCTGTTTCGTTGTTTGCAAAGTGCTTGATGAAGTTCTTTTTCGGTAATTTAGCAATTTGTACAGCTTGCTTCATGATGATACGTTCTTGTACACGAACACGGTCCATCATTTCACGCATGTTGTTAACCATGCGGTCAAACTGTTTTGGCACTAATTTAAATGTTTTAAATAGTTCGCCGATTTCTGTAATAGCTTCAAGTGAATCAGGGTGTGAGCGACCTTTTTCTTCGAACGTCTCGCGTGCTTTGTTATAAAGCTCACGTAAGTTTTCGAAGTGAATACGGGCTTCTTCAGGATCTGGACCTGTGTCGCCATCGCTATCATCATCGTCATCACTGTCGTCTTCTTCATCATCGTCTTCGTCGTCTTCGTCGTCGAGTTGCTCTTCGTTTAACTCAGAACCGATGTGTGTTGCAGAAATTTGTGATTCATCTTCATTATTAGGATCAAAGAAACCAGAAATAATGTCGCTCAAGCGCATTTCTTCTGCTTCGAATTTGTCCCATTGCTCTAGTAGATAAGTAATTGCTTCAGGATATTCAGCAACTGAAATCTGTACTTGGTTAATACCTTCCTCAATACGCTTAGCGATTACAATTTCGCCTTCACGCGTAAGAAGTTCAACAGTACCCATTTCACGCATATACATACGTACAGGGTCAGTTGTTCGACCGATCTCTTTTTCTACAGTCGCAAGTGCAGCTGCCGCGGCTTCTGCTGCGTCTTCGTCTGTCGTTGTTTCTTGCATCATTAATTCATCGGCATCAGGTGCGTTTTCACTTACCTTGATACCCATATCATTAATCATGCTAATGATATCTTCTACCTGATCTGAGTCGATAATGTCTTGTGGAAGGTGATCATTAACTTCTGCAAAAGTTAAATAACCTTGCTCTTTACCTTTTTGAATCAGAAGCTTTAATTGTGACTGAGGAGTTGGATCCATAGAGATTTATTCTTCCACTCTGAAAGTTGATACAACAGGCGCCAGCTCGCTTACTAATTAAGCGACACGAAAACTAACTAGACGCAGTGAATAGCACAGTATAACAGCATTATTCAATTCTGACTAGCTGTTGCTGCCTTTTAACGCTTGCGTCAGTAAGTGGCATTCTAGCCTTTCTTCGCTGCTTAAGCCTTGGGTCTTGTCTTTTATTAATAGGGTCTCTAGTCGATAATTTAAACACTGGTCTTCAATAAATTTAAAAGTATTTTTAAAAACCGTCTCTAAACGATCGTCATTTATTTGGTGTTGCCAAGTTGCTAATTTCACTAGCGCGTCATATTCAGCGCCATCTCTAAATGACTCTAAAATTTGTGCCGTCGTGATTCCTTCACGTTCTAGTGCTAAGTGCTGAATGCGTAAAAACAGCTCAATACCGGCTATTTTCATCTCAGCTAACTCTGGCATATAAGCAATGCTGGTCGCCAAATTTGGGTGTTGCAATAAAATACCAATCGCTTGGCGCATCGGTGTTATTTTAAACTTACGTTCAATCGCATGCTGTTGCTTGGGTGACTTAACGCGATTATTTAACTGCTCTCTTGTACGACCTATTAAGCGGCCAAGATGTTCCAAAATATTTTCTTGGTAAAAATCACTAGGGATTTTTTCAATCAACGGCAGGGCATCACTAAGGAGCTTTGCTTTACCCGCGTCTTGTGTCAGGTCTATCTCTTGGCTGAGTTTATTAAACAGCACCTTAGTAAAATCATCCGCTTCGCTTAACCTAGCTTCAAAAGCGTCTTTGCCTTCTTGTTGTACCAGTGAATCAGGATCTTCACCATCTGGTAAAAACACAAATTTTAATGACTTACCATCAGCAAGATAAGGCAGTGCATTCTCAAGAGCTCGCCAAGCAGCATCGCGGCCTGCACGGTCACCGTCGTAGCAGCAAATCACTTTATCTGTGGTTCTAAATAAAGTGTGCATATGTTCTGCGGTCGTTGCTGTGCCAAGGGCGGCAACGGCATATTCGATGCCTTGCTCAGCTAAAGCAACAACATCCATATAACCTTCAACAATTAGAATATGTTCAAGTTTTTTATGTGCTTGCTTGGCTTCGTATAAACCATAAAGCTCAAAGCCCTTATGGAAAATACGGGTTTCTGGTGAGTTAAGGTATTTAGGCCCTTGATCCGCTTGCATAACACGGCCACCAAATGCAATCACCCGACCGCGTTTATCGCGAATAGGGAACATGAGCCTGTCACGGAAGAAGTCAAATTGACGACCTGGTGATTTTTCAGAGGCTAGTTTCAGTTCAACAAGCTGCTCTTTTTGTTCTTTGTTGCGGCCAAGTTGCTGGCATAGTGCTTCCCATTCACTAGGCGCATAACCAATCATGAATTTTTTCGCTGTTTCACCGCTTAAACCACGACCTTTGATATAGTCGATAACCGTTTTCGAGTTGGCATGATGCTTTAATTGATGTTGGTAAAAGCGAGCAGCATGTAACATTAAATCGTAATCAGATCGCTTTTGTTCGGCTGTACGTTGTGGGCCTGAGCTTGTACCTTGTTCGCGAGGTACGTCTAAATTGAGCATACTCGCTAATTCTTCAATGGCATCAACGAACTCTAATTTGTCGTACTCCATGACAAATGAAATTGCATTGCCATTGGCACCACAACCAAAGCAGTGATAAAACTGTTTATCTTGAGAAACGGTAAATGAAGGTGATTTTTCGTTATGGAATGGGCAACAGGCTTGGTAGTCTTTACCTGCTTTTTTAAGGCCAACTCTCGAATCAATTAACTCAACAATATCTGTGCGAGCGAGTAAATCATCAATAAACTGTCGAGGGATCTTTCCGGCCATAGCTGTTGTATTTTCCTGCGCTATCTATGCGTTCTAAAATAAGATTTGAACACAATTACTGTGTTTATGAAAGACTAAAAGCAAGAAACCGAGCACTAGGCTCGGTTTGCTTGAATCATACATCTGTATGTGGGGGTTAGGCAGTTAATCGTTGCTTGATTAAGCCAGAAATCTTACCTAAATCGGCACGACCTTCAGCTTTGCTTTTGATAACTCCCATTACCTTACCCATGTCTTGCATACCCGCTGCGTTTGTATCAGCTATAGCCGAGTCAATAAGAGCAATGATTTCTTCTTCACTCAATTGTTGAGGTAAGAATTCTTCAAGTGCTTTAATCTCACTGGCTTCAATTTCAGCTAAATCTTCACGACCCGCATCAATGTACTGGGTGTAAGAATCGCGACGTTGTTTAACAAGCTTTACTAAAACAGCGGTAATACCGTCGTCGTCAAGCGTAATTTGCTCGTCAATTTCACGTTGCTTGATTGCAGCAAGTACCATGCGGATAGGCTTAAGACGTTCTTTGTCTTTTGCCTTCATCGCATCTTTTTGCGCATCTTTTAGCGTTAATAAAAGGCTCATTTATACAAGACCAAATACTGATTAGTATAATTTAACGCGACGTGCGTTATCGCGAGAAAGCTTCTTCATGTGACGCTTTACTGCAGCAGCTTTTTTACGCTTACGCTCAGCTGTTGGTTTTTCATAGTGCTCGCGACGACGAACTTCTGAAAGGATACCTGCTTTTTCACATGAACGCTTGAAGCGACGAAGTGCTACGTCAAACGGTTCGTTCTCTCTTACTTTAATTACTGGCATTAAAAATTCACCTACCTAAATAATGAGCGTTGCTCAAGTTGATCGAATAACGACCAAGTGGTTCAAAAATGGTGCGGTATTGTAATCCGAAGCAACACCACATGTAAAGAATAATATTAACAGAAACTAGGTTTGCAAAACAGGGTTAATTTGTCTCGCGTTGATATAGTCGACAAATCACTTGTCCGGCAGCTTTTTCTTTTAAAAGCATCCAGTTATCTGGAGTATCTAGGTCGCTTAGTTCGCTTTCGACCTCAACATATATAAGTGCTTGGGCAGATAACCAGTTATTTTTTTCGAGTAAAAAACAACTTTTTTCAGCCAAGTTTTGTCGAAATGGCGGATCAACAAAAATTAGATCAAATTGCTCGTTTTGCGTGTTTTGTTCTAATAATGAAAGGCTATTGCCTTGTTTTACGACGGCATTATCCAATTTAAGCGTGCTAATGTTTTCTTTTAGTTGGCTAACAGCACTTTTATCTAGTTCGAAAAATACAGCATGATCAGCAAAGCGCGATAACGCCTCAAAACCTAAACCGCCGGAACCGGCAAAACAATCGAGTACCGCTGCGCCTCGGGTATCTTGCATTAGCCAGTTAAATACAGTTTCTTTTATACGGTCTGTGGTTGGGCGCAAGCCTTGCACATCTTTTACTGGTAATTTTCTACCGCGAAATTGCCCACTAATAATACGAATAAAACCATTTGCTGATTTATTGTTCGCTGCTTTTGCTTGGCGGTTAGCTGTTGATTTTTTTCTCATTTAACTCACTAATCATTGGTAACTGACCACTAGCTCAGATAATATTGTATGCAATAGCTAGCGTGTCATTTTTCTACTGCGCTAAAAGTGATAGTATTGCGACCTTAGCGATAGATGGTACCTGTTTATGTTTGGCTTAAAAGCTGAACTGTCACCAAACTATTATTCATGTAAGTTTATCAGATTTTTATAAGTGGTTATTAGCAAGTATGGCAAAAAAAAGTAAATTCCTGTCTTGGTTTGGTTTTGGCAAATCAGATAAGCAACAAGCAGAGCAAGCAGCAAAAGATGCTGATAACCAGAAGCAAATAGAAGAACAACAGCGAATTGAAGCCGAAAAGGCTGAAGCTGAACGTTTAGAGCAAGAACGCATTGCTGCAGAAAAAGCAGAAGCGGAACGTTTAGAGCAAGAGCGAATCGCTGCAGAAAAGGCAGAGGCTGAACGTTTAGAGCAAGAGCGCATTGCGACAGAAAAGGCAGAAGCTGAACGTTTAGAACAAGAACGCATTGCGGCAGAAAAGGCAGAAGCGGAACGTTTAGCTCAAGAGCAGCAAGCGGCTGAACAACAACGTCAAGAACAACAAGCACGTCTTGCTGAGCAAGAAGCAGCAATGAAATTGGAGCAAGAGCGTGCCGAAGCAGAACAGGCGCAGCGTGAAGCTGAGCAAGTTGCTGCACAGAAGGCACAAGCTGAGCGCTTAGAGCAAGAACGTATCGCCGCAGAAAAGGCAGAGGTGGAACGTGTAGAACAAGAGCGCATTGCGGCAGAAAAGGCAGAAGCTGAACGTTTAGCTCAAGAGCAACAAGCGGCAGAACAACAACTTCAAGAACAACAAGCTCGTCTTGCTGAGCAAGAAGCAGCAATGAAATTAGAGCAAGAACGTGCTGCAGCAGAACAGGCGCAGCGTGAAGCTGAGCAAGTTGCTGCACAGAAGGCACAAGCTGAACGTTTAGAGCAAGAACGCATTGCGGCAGAAAGACGCGATGCTGAACGTATAGAACAAGAACGTATCGCGGCAGAAAAGGAAGAAGCGGAGCGCTTAGAACAAGAACGCATTGCTGCAGAAAGACGCGATGCTGAACGTATAGAGCAAGAACGTATTGCTGCAGAGAAAGCAGAGGCGGATCGTTTAGAACAAGAACGTATTGCTGCAGAAAAAGCAGAAGCGGATCGTCTAGAGCAAGAACGAATTGCTGCAGAGAAGGCAGAAGCTGCTCGCTTAGAGCAAGAACGTATCGCAGCAGAAAAGTCCGAGGCAGAACGTTTAGAGCAAGAACGTATCGCGGCAGAAAAAGCACAAGCGGAGCGCTTAGAGCAAGAGCGTATTGCAGCTGAAAAAGCAGAAGCTGAACGTTTAGAGCAAGAACGCATTGCTGCAGAAAAAGCACAAGCGGAGCGCTTAGAGCAAGAGCGTATTGCAGCTGAAAAAGCAGAAGCTGAACGTTTAGAGCAAGAACGTATCGCGGCAGAAAAAGCACAAGCGGAGCGCTTAGAGCAAGAGAAAGCAGCGCAAGCCGCTGCTGAAAAACCAAAGAAAGAAGGTTTCTTCGCACGCCTTAAAAAAGGCCTATTAAAAACTCGCGTTAATATTGGTTCTGGCTTTGCGTCTATATTTAGCGGTAAGAAAATTGACGATGAGTTATTTGAAGAATTAGAAACACAGTTACTGACAGCCGATTTAGGTGTTGATACAACAATGAAGTTGATTGATAACCTAACTGATGCCGCTGATCGTAAGCAGTTAAAAGATGGCGATGCTTTATACGAGTTAATGAAACAAGAAATGGCAAGTATGCTTAAAACCGCTGAGCAGCCGCTGGTTGTAAGTGGTGATAAAAAGCCATTTGTTATCTTAATGGTGGGTGTAAATGGTGTCGGTAAAACCACCACGATTGGTAAATTAGCGAAGCAGTTCCAAAGCGAAGGTAAGTCAGTGATGCTTGCTGCGGGTGATACCTTCCGCGCTGCGGCGGTTGAGCAGCTGCAAGTATGGGGTGAGCGTAATAGCATTCCTGTGATTGCTCAGCATACAGGTGCAGACAGTGCGTCAGTAGTATTTGATGCATTTCAGGCGGCAAAGGCTCGTAATGCTGATGTGTTAATCGCCGATACAGCAGGTCGCTTGCAAAATAAAGATAACCTAATGCAAGAGCTTGAAAAAATTGCCCGTGTAATGAAGAAAATTGACCCAGATGCGCCGCATGAAGTTATGCTAACTATAGATGCAGGTACAGGTCAAAACGCAATTAGCCAAGTTAAATTATTTAATGAATGTGTTGGTTTAACGGGCATTACTTTATCTAAACTTGATGGTACCGCTAAAGGTGGTGTGATTTTCGCTGTTGCTGATAAATTTAATATCCCAATTCGTTACATTGGTGTTGGTGAAGGTATTGATGATTTACGTACCTTTAATAGTAGTGACTTTATTGATGCACTATTTAGCCAAGACGAGGATGACGCATAATTAACTAAAGGGAGCTTGCTCCCTTTTTCGCTGCAAGATGATTGATAACTAAAATGATAAATTTTCAGCAAGTCAGTAAAACATACCCAGGTGGCCATCGTGCCCTTGAAAAAGTCAGCTTTCATATTAAGCCTGGCGAACTGGCCTTTTTAACTGGGCACAGTGGTGCAGGTAAAAGTACCCTATTGAAGCTTATTAGTTTGATGGAGCGTCCATCGGCAGGGCAGGTGCTTATTAATGGTGTTGATTTAAATGCTGTTAAATCACGCCAGATCCCTTATGTGCGTCGCGATATTGGTATCATCTTTCAGAATCACCGCTTACTAGAACGTTACTCAGTGTTTGATAATGTTGCCTTACCTTTGATTATTGAAGGTACGCACCACAAGCAAATAGCTAAGCGCGTTCACGGTGCGCTTGATAAAGTCGGGTTACTCGATAAAGCGAAGTGTAATCCAGCAACCTTATCAGGTGGTGAGCAGCAGCGTGTGGGTATTGCTCGCGCTATCGTTAATTCACCGCCAATCCTATTAGCCGATGAGCCAACCGGTAACTTAGACCCTGAGCTTTCGATGGACATATTACGTTTATTCGAAGACTTTAATAATCATGGTACAACCGTGCTGATTGCAACCCATGATATTGGCTTAATTGCGCGTATGCGTTATCGCAGTCTAACACTGAAAGATGGCCGTATGATTGACGATCCGTTAGCTGAGGGGGCACTATGAGTTTATTGTTTAAAAGCCGCAACAGCCAAAACGAACGTCAGAAAAAGTCATTTTTAGCAGTGCCTTATTTCTTCTTTATTAATCTTATTCGCCAAGGTGTGCACAGCCTCGGTGAAATGTGGCGAACGCCTTTAGCCTCATTGATGACCATTGCGGTATTGGGATTAAGCTTAACACTGCCAGCGACGCTTTATTTAGTGGTTAAAAATGTCTCGAAAGTGAGCAGTGGCTTTGAAGATGCTGCAGAGATTTCGTTGTTCGTAAAAGAAACTATGAGCGAACAGCAAACGCAAACCTTAGTTAAGCGTTTAGCACTCTACCCTGAGGTAGATAAAGTAGAGTTTATATCAAAGGGCGATGCCCTCACTGAATTTAAACAAGTATCAGGATTTGGCCAAGCACTTGAATATTTAGATGCGAACCCGTTACCTGATGTTGTTATCGTCACGCCGACAGCACGATACCGTCAGCCAAATACAGCAAAACAATTACTGCAAAAGCTTGAAGGCGAAAGAGAAGTGGATTTTGGTAAACTCGATATTGCTTGGCTTGAGCGATTAAATGCACTTTTAAGTTTATTAAAAGAAAGCGTGATCACTATTGCTCTACTATTATTAACCTCCGTCACCCTGATCATTGGTAATACTATCCGCTTATCAATCATGGATAAGAAAGATGAAATTCAGGTGATGAAGTTAGTTGGGGCGACAAATACCTTTATTCATGCACCATTTTTATGGACAGGGATTTGGTACGGTATTATTGGCGGTTTGTTCTCTTTTATTTGTGTTGCATTAATGATGTGGTGGCTTGGTGCTGCTGTAAGCGATGTTGCAGGTGTTTATGAAACCAGCTTTGACTTAATTGGTTTAACACTCACAGAGTTTGGCATTTTAGTCGCTCTTGCAACAGGCTTAGGATTTGTTGGTTCTTACCTATCAGTTAACCGCTACATAAAAGAAATTGAACCCGATAAAGTGTAACAATTCATTGTTACACTGCTCTTTTAGCGATAAATAGTAGTCGCTGTTAATTTATCAGAATATCACTCCAAGCTAGAATTCATCGCTTATTCAGCGTGTTAGCGTAAACTAAAAATAGATGCAAAAACCACTTGATTTGAACTTTAAAAAAGTTTTTAATTGAAGTTAGCACTCTCGCTTAAAGAGTGCTAAGATGGTTTCAAATGTTTATCACTGAGGTGAAAAATGAGTAAAGATTTATACGCAATGGCACTTACTGCAGGTCAACAGAGCGCAAGTATGGATGGCTACCTTCAAGCGGTTAGCACTATTCCTATGCTTGATGCAGAGAAAGAAAAGCAGTTGGCGACACGTCTTCAGGAAGAAGGTGATCTTGAAGCTGCGAAGCAACTCATTATGTCGCATCTACGCTTTGTTGCTCATATTGCGAAAAGCTATTCAGGTTATGGCTTACCGCAAGCTGATTTAATTCAGGAAGGTAACATCGGTCTGATGAAAGCGGTAAAACGTTTCGACCCAAGTGTAGGTGTTCGCTTAGTTTCATTCGCTGTTCACTGGATCAAAGCCGAAATTCATGAATACGTACTGAAAAACTGGCGTATCGTGAAAGTTGCAACAACAAAAGCGCAACGTAAATTATTCTTCAACCTACGTAAAAATAAAAAGCGTTTAGGTTGGTTCAACCAAGCTGAGGTTAGCACAGTTGCTAATGAGCTAGGTGTAAGTGAAAAAGAAGTACGTGAGATGGAATCACGTATGAGTGGCCAAGATATGGGCTTTGACTTAACGGGCGACGACAATGACGACGCACCGACAAGCACATACTCGCCAGTACAGTATTTAACAGATGGCAGTGCTGACCTTGCTGATGATATCGAAGAGCAGCAATGGCAAGAACAGTCTCATGCACGTTTATTCAGCGCGTTAAAAACGCTTGATGAACGTTCTCAAGACATCGTAAGTGCACGTTGGTTAGCTGACGATAAAGCAACATTACAAGAGCTTGCTGAGAAATATAACGTTTCAGCAGAGCGTGTTCGCCAGCTAGAAAAAACAGCAATGAAAAAACTGCAATCAGCGATGAGCTAATAGCAATCGCTATAGCAAACCATCTTTAGTAGACTACAAAGCCTCGCAAATGCGGGGCTTTTTGTTTTAAAGGACGCGGTATGTCACAGATTGATTATCAACATGTATTAGATGAAATCACAAAAGAAGTTCAACCATTACTGAGCCAAGGTAAGGTTGCTGATTATATTCCTGCGCTTGCAGAGGTTGAGCCAAACCAGTTTGCCATTGCTATTCATACAGTAGATGGGCAAACCTATTGCGCGGGTGATTGTGGTGCGCGTTTTACAATTCAATCTGTTTCGAAAGTAATGACCTTAACTTTAGCACTTCAGCGTTATGGTGATGAGCTGTGGCAACGAGTCGGTAAAGAGCCTTCAGGCACCGCTTTTAACTCACTTACACAGCTTGAGTTTGAACAGGGCATACCACGCAACCCATTTATTAATGCCGGCGCGATTGTCACCTGTGACGCGTTATATAGCCGTTTATCTGCGCCGATGCACTCTATGCTTGAGTCATTTCGTCAGTTATCAGGGAATGCTCAGGTTGTTATTGATAAGAAAGTGGCAAATTCTGAATATGAGTTTCGTCATCGCAACGCCGCGATGGGGCATCTAATGAAGTCATTCGGCAACTTTAATAATGAAGTTGATGATGTGTTATGGGCTTACTTTAACTTCTGTGCCATAGAGTTAAACTGCGTAGAATTAGCAAAAGCCTACAATTACTTAGCAAACCAAGGTAAAGATGCTAATGGCCAAGAAGTGCTCAGTGCAAGGCAAAATAAGCAGTTAAACTCGTTACTGTTTACCAGTGGTTTATACGATGCTGCTGGGGATTTTGGCTACCGTGTTGGTATGCCGGGTAAGTCAGGGGTGTCGGGTACTATTTTAGCTGTATTACCAAATCAATTTACTGTGGCTGTGTGGGCGCCAAGACTTAACTCGTATGGTAACTCAGTAGCTGGGATAGCGGCTCTTGAGCGTTTATCCCAGAAACTGGATATTTCGATTTTTTAGTCGCGGTTACTGATCCCAGTAAACTTGCTCTAAACAATCTTCACGTTCAGGTAAGCCACGAGATAAACGTGGCGAGTGCTGAACAAGTACTTCATAACTTGCACGGTTAGCGTATTTACTAATTTGTGCAAGCGATGAGTAGGTCATCGCAGGCTGCTGATGCTTCGCTGAGTTTGCCACATTAAGTTTGTGGTAAACGTTTGCTGATAGGTCATGCAGTACCGCGGCCAGAGCACAATCGCCTGCGCCATTGGTATTTTTAATGCTATCTGGGCCACCCATAAATGGTGCTGTGTGGCTGTACGCACGAATAGGGTTTTTGCAGTCCTCTTTGCGCATTGCGCGCGAAAATTCATAACGGTTAAAGTCAGCAATCGCACCTGGTAATAACGGATATTCTGTTTCACGCTTGAATGAGTCGTCTACGTAACCGGCCATAAACAAGCCTTTTTCGCCAGCTGTACAAATAACTAAATCAGTCCAATCTAGCGCTTTGTCGGCTGCCAGAAGCGGATCTTCAAAGCCAGTAATAGCAAGACCTTCTTCTTCGTTCATAGCAAGAATATCAACATGCTCTTTAACAAAGTCAGCCCACCAAGCAGGATCTTGTTCAATTAGAAACTTAGTACCAAGGGTTAAAACCACAGGTACACCTGCATCATTGGCATATTTTACTGCCTGCATGGTGGCTTCGGTCATGGTTTCATCACCTTGAGTACGCATTAGGTACGCGCTGATCACTAGTGCTGATGAATTCTCAATAAGTGCTTGATCGATTGATTCAGGACGAAGGTGGTTCATTAGCCCCGCGCTGATTGCGAAGGTACGCTCACCGGTCTCGTCAATTAAGGTAAAACAACGACCAATTGGGCCATCTACAGGCTGAAGGTAGTCAAGGTCAACGCGGCTTGAGGTGTTACATAAAAAACGATATGCATAGCTGCCGATTTTGATATTTTCACTCATTACCCCTAACAACACTGAACGGTCGTCAGCTAGGGTAGAGTAGTTGTGCATGGTGTTACCTACCGTACCACCGGCAAACTCATAATCGATCATATTGTCGAGTTTTAGTCTGTCGTATAGCGCGTTGGTAATATCGTTATCGATCACTTGCGACATGCCACGGCGCAATTGAAATTCATCTAGGAAAGCTTGATCAACTTTCGCTTCAATATCTACCACAATTTGGTCGATACCCGTAATATAACTACGTTGTAGTCGGTCGGTTGAGTTAAGTTGATTCGTCAGTGGATCTTTGGCTTCCACCGGAAAATAATGTTTATGCCTGCGGCGTCCAGGAAATTTCATTTGCTACCCGTGTTGTAAGCTAAATAAAAAAAGCGCGAGATTATAGCGCAATATGGGTCCATTGAGCCATGAAAAAGCCACTAAATTTTGCGTTAATTTTTAAGTGTAGCAGTATTTATTGCCGACATTTTTCACTAACTAGGTATAATTACTCACAGTTTTACAAGATTTGTGTGATATATGAGCGAACAATTTAGCGACCAATATTGGATGGAAAAAGCATTAAACTACGCCAATGAAGCGGCTGCGATTAATGAAATCCCTGTTGGTGCTGTGCTGGTAAAAGATAATCAACTGATTGCTTATGGTTATAATCGCTCAATTATTGATAATGACCCATCCGCTCATGCTGAAATGATGGCAATCCGCGAAGCAGGTAAAGTACTTAATAACTATCGATTAATCGATTGCACCTTGTATGTAACGTTAGAGCCTTGTTCTATGTGCGCAGGTCTGTTGGTACATAGCCGTATTAAGCGATTGGTATTTGGTGCTAAAGACGCCAAAACTGGATCGGCAGGATCAATTATGAATCTGCTGCAAGAACCTAGGCTTAATCATCAAGTTGAAGTAACCGGTGATGTTATGAGTGAGCAGTGTGGAGCGGTAATTTCAGCGTTTTTTAAGCGTCGTAGAGAAGAGAAAAAGGCGGCAAAGCAGGCTGCTCGCAACGCCTAGTTATACAACCGGCGTTGCAGGAACTTGTGCTTCCATTAACTGCATCGCAAATAAGCGGCGACGCCAAATAACTTTTTTGTGTGTATTACGTAGCATGATACGACGGCGGGTCGCCGTTGAGTAAATAACATTACGCTTGAACTTATGTGTCGTGCGTCTTCTTTTTAACATGAGTGCTCCTTAAGTGAGAGTAAAGCATTATATTGATCTCTACAGGAAGATAATGATCATTTGATGACAAGTAAACAGA
Above is a window of Pseudoalteromonas shioyasakiensis DNA encoding:
- the rpsU gene encoding 30S ribosomal protein S21 produces the protein MPVIKVRENEPFDVALRRFKRSCEKAGILSEVRRREHYEKPTAERKRKKAAAVKRHMKKLSRDNARRVKLY
- the dnaG gene encoding DNA primase; translation: MAGKIPRQFIDDLLARTDIVELIDSRVGLKKAGKDYQACCPFHNEKSPSFTVSQDKQFYHCFGCGANGNAISFVMEYDKLEFVDAIEELASMLNLDVPREQGTSSGPQRTAEQKRSDYDLMLHAARFYQHQLKHHANSKTVIDYIKGRGLSGETAKKFMIGYAPSEWEALCQQLGRNKEQKEQLVELKLASEKSPGRQFDFFRDRLMFPIRDKRGRVIAFGGRVMQADQGPKYLNSPETRIFHKGFELYGLYEAKQAHKKLEHILIVEGYMDVVALAEQGIEYAVAALGTATTAEHMHTLFRTTDKVICCYDGDRAGRDAAWRALENALPYLADGKSLKFVFLPDGEDPDSLVQQEGKDAFEARLSEADDFTKVLFNKLSQEIDLTQDAGKAKLLSDALPLIEKIPSDFYQENILEHLGRLIGRTREQLNNRVKSPKQQHAIERKFKITPMRQAIGILLQHPNLATSIAYMPELAEMKIAGIELFLRIQHLALEREGITTAQILESFRDGAEYDALVKLATWQHQINDDRLETVFKNTFKFIEDQCLNYRLETLLIKDKTQGLSSEERLECHLLTQALKGSNS
- the rsmD gene encoding 16S rRNA (guanine(966)-N(2))-methyltransferase RsmD yields the protein MRKKSTANRQAKAANNKSANGFIRIISGQFRGRKLPVKDVQGLRPTTDRIKETVFNWLMQDTRGAAVLDCFAGSGGLGFEALSRFADHAVFFELDKSAVSQLKENISTLKLDNAVVKQGNSLSLLEQNTQNEQFDLIFVDPPFRQNLAEKSCFLLEKNNWLSAQALIYVEVESELSDLDTPDNWMLLKEKAAGQVICRLYQRETN
- the rpoD gene encoding RNA polymerase sigma factor RpoD; this encodes MDPTPQSQLKLLIQKGKEQGYLTFAEVNDHLPQDIIDSDQVEDIISMINDMGIKVSENAPDADELMMQETTTDEDAAEAAAAALATVEKEIGRTTDPVRMYMREMGTVELLTREGEIVIAKRIEEGINQVQISVAEYPEAITYLLEQWDKFEAEEMRLSDIISGFFDPNNEDESQISATHIGSELNEEQLDDEDDEDDDEEDDSDDDDDSDGDTGPDPEEARIHFENLRELYNKARETFEEKGRSHPDSLEAITEIGELFKTFKLVPKQFDRMVNNMREMMDRVRVQERIIMKQAVQIAKLPKKNFIKHFANNETDSSWIDLEIAANEKYSVALETVKPEIIRCISKLSAIEESTGLSIERIKDINRRMSIGEAKARRAKKEMVEANLRLVISIAKKYTNRGLQFLDLIQEGNIGLMKAVDKFEYRRGYKFSTYATWWIRQAITRSIADQARTIRIPVHMIETINKLNRISRQMLQEMGREPSPEELAERMLMPEDKIRKVLKIAKEPISMETPIGDDEDSHLGDFIEDTTIDSPIDSATMESLRGATNDVLAGLTAREAKVLRMRFGIDMNTDHTLEEVGKQFDVTRERIRQIEAKALRKLRHPSRSDLLKSFLDAK
- a CDS encoding GatB/YqeY domain-containing protein; this encodes MSLLLTLKDAQKDAMKAKDKERLKPIRMVLAAIKQREIDEQITLDDDGITAVLVKLVKQRRDSYTQYIDAGREDLAEIEASEIKALEEFLPQQLSEEEIIALIDSAIADTNAAGMQDMGKVMGVIKSKAEGRADLGKISGLIKQRLTA